Proteins from one Mercurialis annua linkage group LG7, ddMerAnnu1.2, whole genome shotgun sequence genomic window:
- the LOC126656834 gene encoding uncharacterized protein LOC126656834, with protein MDDFEKLRTFWYFYNITGLVRGTDSRRVTDFVVSPGNVNSCLLVRFSDFRGIGIQTFKESSHYKEEARTNMWDARRCKVSGLKDKNRLWVWFNIFDITCQFRFGLSEDEFEERVIRTTFEKHAANRYSDRLSTYKTSRERDVSITDDVWQAWERVWDSDEAKKKSAQARANRMSEPARPGTGPVRHTGGSMSALKHKAVLARELGREPTHAEVHKRMHTLKADPTRFMDERARIAVERFEQEMLAATQTAEGSTTSTPVDPNEVYLAVEGVRKRRIYGLGSIGSEYVASQRGTSSRRAGSSSQTVSPAADARFRTDLIAQFADTIRDQVQIAVAAAMEQMHQRAPGDVLPTPPPPPPAATDDVPDDDVTDL; from the exons ATGGATGATTTCGAAAAGTTAAGAACTTTTTGGTACTTTTACAAC ATAACCGGGCTAGTAAGAGGTACTGATAGCCGGCGGGTTACAGATTTTGTAGTTTCGCCA GGGAATGTTAATTCGTGTTTACTTGTTAGATTCAGTGACTTCCGAGGAATCGGAATCCAAACTTTCAAGGAGTCATCCCACTATAAGGAAGAAGCACgaact AATATGTGGGATGCTAGACGCTGTAAAGTTTCGGGTCTAAAGGATAAGAATAGACTGTGG GTGTGGTTCAACATTTTTGATATTACCTGCCAATTTCGTTTTGGTTTGTCGGAG GACGAATTCGAGGAACGAGTCATCCGAACTACTTTCGAGAAGCATGCAGCGAACCGGTATTCTGACAGGTTGTCCACCTACAAGACTTCTCGTGAGAGAGACGTGTCCATTACAGACGACGTGTGGCAGGCTTGGGAGAGAGTTTGGGACTCTGATGAGGCAAAGAAGAAATCGGCCCAGGCGCGAGCcaatcggatgagcgagccgGCCCGACCTGGCACTGGACCGGTTCGACATACCGGAGGGTCGATGTCTGCTTTGAAGCATAAGGCTGTTTTG GCTAGGGAGCTGGGGCGCGAGCCGACACATGCTGAGGTGCATAAGCGGATGCACACTCTGAAGGCTGACCCGACCCGATTCATGGACGAGCGCGCGAGGATTGCAGTC GAGCGTTTTGAGCAGGAGATGCTGGCCGCTACACAAACAGCCGAGGGGAGTACAACATCTACCCCAGTGGATCCGAACGAAGTTTATCTTGCTGTTGAGGGGGTAAGGAAGCGGCGTATCTACGGATTAGGCTCAATTGGTTCTGAGTACGTAGCCTCTCAACGGGGTACTTCTAGTAGACGAGCCGGCAGCTCCTCTCAGACCGTGTCGCCAGCCGCCGATGCGAGGTTCCGTACTGATCTCATCGCTCAGTTCGCGGATACGATCCGTGATCAGGTCCAGATTGCGGTTGCAGCGGCGATGGAGCAGATGCATCAGCGGGCCCCGGGAGATGTGCTACCCACTCCTCCACCACCGCCTCCAGCGGCTACTGATGACGTCCCAGATGACGACGTCACAGATTTGTAG